Proteins from one Flavobacterium sp. N2038 genomic window:
- a CDS encoding glycosyltransferase family 4 protein gives MIKKSRILVFAHEQYLNGASHSLIAILEGLKEVYEFLVIVPDYGLMVDELKRINVNFEILNLPRCGYFNYSSFQNHVKEIRLYYKRKKVITKRLFLIAENFLPDLIYTNTSVLSLGYDLSKKINKPHIWHIREYGDKDFNIFYIPSRSLIVSKIRKSDVSIFTTNLLKKHWLGEKKHNSEIIYNGVLEQKEVPFKKKSNKLITIGVVGFIMDTKNQDFALQVFSSCYKKNSNLRLNFYGDIFTDRYYKTLENFIEINKLSDAVSFLGYVSNEIIYNEIDILMSCANNEAFGRTLIEAMSYKIPVLARNSGGPSEILNDNYDLSLYDTIDEAVFKMNNLVNNSRLYKKSSEAGYKLAMSSFSKNNYIEKTAFIFNKTINE, from the coding sequence AGTATTTGCTCATGAACAATATCTAAATGGAGCATCACATTCTTTAATTGCTATTTTAGAGGGATTAAAAGAAGTATATGAATTTTTGGTAATAGTGCCTGATTATGGCTTAATGGTTGATGAACTGAAAAGAATAAATGTAAATTTCGAGATATTAAATTTGCCAAGATGTGGTTACTTTAATTATTCATCCTTTCAAAATCATGTAAAGGAAATAAGACTTTATTATAAACGTAAAAAGGTAATCACAAAAAGACTGTTTTTGATAGCGGAAAACTTTCTTCCAGATTTAATTTATACAAATACTTCTGTTTTATCATTAGGTTACGATTTGTCAAAAAAAATAAATAAGCCTCATATTTGGCATATCAGAGAATATGGAGATAAAGATTTTAATATTTTCTACATTCCATCAAGAAGCTTAATTGTGAGTAAAATTAGAAAAAGTGATGTTTCAATTTTTACAACAAATTTGCTAAAAAAGCATTGGTTGGGAGAAAAGAAGCATAATTCTGAAATCATATACAATGGGGTTTTGGAACAAAAAGAAGTTCCTTTTAAGAAAAAAAGCAACAAGTTGATTACAATTGGAGTTGTGGGATTCATTATGGACACTAAAAATCAGGATTTCGCCCTACAGGTATTTAGCTCATGTTATAAAAAAAACAGTAATTTGAGATTGAACTTTTACGGAGATATTTTTACAGATCGTTATTACAAAACCTTAGAAAACTTTATTGAAATAAATAAATTATCAGATGCTGTTAGTTTTTTGGGTTATGTATCCAATGAGATAATATATAACGAAATAGATATATTAATGAGTTGTGCTAATAATGAAGCTTTTGGAAGAACTTTAATAGAAGCAATGAGTTATAAAATACCGGTATTAGCCAGAAATAGTGGTGGACCATCTGAAATATTAAATGACAACTACGATTTATCCCTATATGATACTATTGATGAAGCAGTTTTTAAAATGAATAATTTAGTTAATAATAGCAGGTTGTATAAGAAATCTTCAGAGGCTGGGTATAAGTTAGCTATGAGTTCTTTTTCTAAAAATAATTATATAGAAAAGACTGCCTTTATTTTTAATAAAACAATAAATGAATAA
- a CDS encoding glycoside hydrolase family 99-like domain-containing protein, producing MNKIKPIAIYLPQFHPFKENNEWWGKGFTEWTNVSKAKPRFEGHYQPHLPADLGFYDLRLEESRLAQEQMAKDYAIHGFCYYHYWFNGKRLLHEPLDRKLKNDKEDFPFMMCWANENWTRRWDGEEEEVLIKQDYSFEDDAAHFKFLCNNYFKDSRYIRHDGKPVFLVYRPKLFNDINKTIEIWRNVARSEGVGEVHLGYMQSWGITEDPLNMGFDFAVEFQPRFPAVEDRKNNFWQKIGNKIFGDSFGFDKKEVENDADRLYDYKKFVEAQKSHKFKNNVSPSLIPMWDNTSRRKKKAFVFTNSTPEEYGKWLSYIVSNFPWKANKEKFLFINAWNEWAEGNHLEPCQKWGTQYLEETRKNLIIDEK from the coding sequence ATGAATAAGATTAAACCGATTGCAATTTATTTACCTCAATTTCATCCTTTTAAAGAAAATAATGAATGGTGGGGAAAAGGGTTTACTGAATGGACAAATGTTAGTAAAGCGAAGCCAAGATTTGAAGGCCATTATCAGCCACATTTACCAGCTGATCTGGGATTCTATGATTTGAGACTGGAGGAATCTAGACTGGCACAGGAACAAATGGCAAAAGATTATGCTATACATGGATTTTGTTATTATCATTATTGGTTCAATGGAAAAAGGTTGTTACATGAACCCCTTGACAGAAAATTAAAGAATGATAAGGAAGATTTTCCTTTCATGATGTGCTGGGCAAATGAAAATTGGACAAGAAGATGGGACGGAGAAGAAGAAGAAGTTCTAATTAAGCAAGATTACAGTTTTGAAGATGATGCTGCTCATTTTAAATTTTTATGCAATAACTACTTTAAAGACTCAAGATATATTAGACATGATGGCAAGCCTGTTTTTTTGGTTTATCGACCTAAACTTTTTAATGATATAAATAAAACTATAGAAATTTGGCGAAATGTAGCAAGAAGTGAGGGTGTCGGAGAAGTGCATTTGGGATATATGCAAAGTTGGGGAATAACTGAAGATCCTTTAAATATGGGCTTTGATTTTGCTGTAGAATTTCAGCCCCGATTCCCAGCTGTAGAAGATAGAAAAAATAATTTTTGGCAAAAAATAGGCAATAAAATTTTTGGAGACTCTTTTGGTTTTGATAAAAAAGAAGTCGAAAATGATGCCGATAGATTGTACGATTATAAAAAATTTGTTGAGGCACAAAAGAGTCATAAATTTAAAAATAATGTAAGTCCTTCACTAATTCCAATGTGGGACAATACTTCAAGGCGAAAGAAAAAAGCATTTGTGTTTACCAATTCGACACCTGAAGAATATGGTAAGTGGCTGAGTTACATTGTGAGCAATTTTCCATGGAAAGCGAATAAAGAAAAATTTTTATTTATTAATGCATGGAATGAATGGGCCGAAGGAAATCATCTTGAACCATGCCAGAAATGGGGTACACAATATCTCGAAGAAACCAGAAAAAATCTGATTATAGATGAAAAATAA